One segment of Phaeacidiphilus oryzae TH49 DNA contains the following:
- a CDS encoding phosphomannomutase/phosphoglucomutase: MADLSQLVKAYDIRGVVPDQWDADLARAFGAAFVEVTGATSIVVGHDMRPSSPGLSGAFAEGAAGYGADVVLIGLCSTDQLYFASGKLDLPGAMFTASHNPARYNGIKLCRSGARPVGQETGLAEIRALVESWTVTDPGTGARTVAFPARPGAEPGAVTGQDLLQAYADHLRSLVDLSASRPLKVVVDAGNGMAGHTVPTVLAGLPLDIDPLYFELDGTFPNHEANPLDPANLVDLQHRVRETGADIGLAFDGDADRCFVVDERGEPVSPSAVTALVAVRELERAKAAGETGLTVIHNLITSRTVPDVVRAQGATPVRTRVGHSYIKQEMARTGAIFGGEHSAHYYFRDFWRADTGMLAALHVLAELGAQPKPLSALVAEYDRYPASGEINSTVADQAERTAAVRAAFAGRPGASVDELDGLTVSTASWWFNLRPSNTEPLLRLNVEADDEETMARIRDEVLGLVRA; this comes from the coding sequence GTGGCAGACCTCAGCCAGCTCGTGAAGGCGTACGACATCCGCGGTGTCGTCCCGGACCAGTGGGACGCGGACCTCGCGCGCGCCTTCGGCGCGGCCTTCGTCGAGGTCACCGGCGCGACCTCGATCGTCGTCGGCCACGACATGCGGCCGTCCTCGCCGGGCCTCTCCGGCGCCTTCGCCGAGGGCGCCGCCGGCTACGGCGCGGACGTCGTGCTGATCGGCCTCTGCTCCACCGACCAGCTCTACTTCGCCAGCGGGAAGCTGGACCTGCCGGGCGCGATGTTCACCGCGAGCCACAACCCGGCGCGCTACAACGGCATCAAGCTCTGCCGCTCCGGCGCCCGCCCGGTCGGCCAGGAGACCGGCCTGGCCGAGATCCGCGCCCTGGTCGAGTCCTGGACGGTGACCGACCCCGGCACCGGCGCCCGCACCGTCGCCTTCCCGGCCCGGCCCGGCGCCGAGCCCGGCGCGGTCACCGGCCAGGACCTCCTCCAGGCCTACGCCGACCATCTGCGCTCGCTGGTGGACCTCTCCGCGAGCCGCCCGCTCAAGGTCGTCGTCGACGCGGGCAACGGCATGGCGGGGCACACCGTCCCGACCGTCCTCGCCGGCCTGCCCCTGGACATCGACCCGCTCTACTTCGAGCTGGACGGGACCTTCCCCAACCACGAGGCCAACCCGCTGGATCCGGCCAACCTGGTCGATCTCCAGCACCGGGTCCGGGAGACCGGCGCCGACATCGGCCTCGCCTTCGACGGCGACGCCGACCGCTGCTTCGTGGTGGACGAGCGCGGCGAGCCGGTCTCCCCGTCGGCCGTCACCGCCCTGGTCGCGGTGCGCGAGCTGGAGCGCGCCAAGGCCGCCGGCGAGACCGGCCTGACGGTGATCCACAACCTGATCACCTCGCGCACCGTCCCGGACGTGGTCCGCGCCCAGGGGGCCACCCCGGTCCGCACCCGGGTCGGCCACTCGTACATCAAGCAGGAGATGGCCCGCACCGGCGCGATCTTCGGCGGCGAGCACTCCGCGCACTACTACTTCCGCGACTTCTGGCGGGCCGACACCGGGATGCTGGCCGCCCTCCACGTGCTCGCCGAGCTCGGCGCGCAGCCGAAGCCGCTCTCCGCCCTGGTCGCCGAGTACGACCGGTACCCCGCCTCCGGCGAGATCAACTCCACCGTCGCCGACCAGGCGGAGCGCACCGCCGCCGTGCGGGCCGCCTTCGCCGGCCGCCCCGGCGCCTCGGTGGACGAGCTGGACGGGCTGACCGTCTCCACCGCCAGCTGGTGGTTCAACCTCCGCCCGTCCAACACCGAGCCGCTGCTCCGGCTGAACGTCGAGGCGGACGACGAGGAGACGATGGCCCGGATCCGGGACGAGGTCCTCGGCCTGGTCCGCGCCTGA
- a CDS encoding Trm112 family protein, giving the protein MTTIDPTLLEIFACPECRSPLREEAAGSADSGDSAGSAGSVDAVELVCTSSACGLAYPVRDGIPVLLVDEARRPA; this is encoded by the coding sequence ATGACGACGATCGACCCGACCCTGCTGGAGATCTTCGCCTGCCCCGAGTGCCGTTCCCCGCTCCGCGAGGAGGCCGCCGGGTCCGCCGACTCCGGTGACTCGGCCGGCTCGGCCGGGTCCGTCGACGCCGTCGAGCTGGTCTGCACCTCGTCCGCCTGCGGACTGGCCTACCCGGTGCGGGACGGCATCCCGGTGCTGCTGGTCGACGAGGCCCGCCGCCCCGCCTGA